One Cellulomonas taurus genomic region harbors:
- a CDS encoding VOC family protein encodes MTDRSFPTVVQTVLDTTDPRGLAEFYRALLGLSYRPGDEPPADGEPDPNGADWLVLTGAVPLAFQYVPELAATTWPDPDVPQQLHLDITVTSTDELDQHSRRAVELGARLLRDRSDDPEEPLRVFADPAGHPFCLFVG; translated from the coding sequence ATGACCGATCGGTCCTTTCCCACGGTGGTCCAGACCGTCCTGGACACCACGGATCCGCGCGGGCTCGCCGAGTTCTACCGCGCACTGCTCGGCCTGAGCTACCGACCCGGCGACGAGCCACCGGCCGACGGTGAGCCGGATCCGAACGGCGCCGACTGGCTGGTGCTGACCGGCGCCGTCCCGCTCGCCTTCCAGTACGTGCCGGAGCTGGCGGCCACGACCTGGCCCGACCCGGATGTCCCGCAGCAGCTGCACCTCGACATCACCGTGACCAGCACCGACGAGCTCGATCAGCACAGTCGACGGGCGGTCGAGCTCGGCGCCCGGCTGCTGCGGGACCGGTCGGACGATCCGGAGGAGCCCCTGCGGGTGTTCGCCGATCCGGCCGGACACCCGTTCTGCCTGTTCGTCGGCTGA
- the glmU gene encoding bifunctional UDP-N-acetylglucosamine diphosphorylase/glucosamine-1-phosphate N-acetyltransferase GlmU, translating to MTTPRPAAVVVLAAGEGTRMKSSTPKVLHTLAGRSMLGHALAAAQALDPLRTAVVVRHERDRVAEHARSLDSAVLIADQDEIPGTGRAVQCALSVLDSAAQADAASREDGPGQPGSAAGVLVEGPVVVLAGDIPLLDGETLAELLAAHAADGNAVTVLTTEVPEPTGYGRIIRGAEGDLESIVEEKDATPEQRAVTEINSSVYVFDAAVLRGAFGRLGRDNAQGEVYLTDVIQIARTDGGRVRALRTDDPVLVEGVNDRAQLAVLRAELNRRILDDWMREGVTIVDPATTWIDVDVDLSRDVTLLPGTQLHGATSIGAGATIGPDTTLTDVEVHDRATIIRTHGSLAVIGEDALVGPFAYLRPGTVLGERGKIGTFVETKNAEIGAGSKVPHLSYVGDATIGVETNIGAASVFVNYDGVRKHRTTIGSYARTGSDNMFVAPVTVGDGAYTGAGSVIRHDVPSGALAVSAGSQRNIDGWVVRNRPGTPAADAAAAAVDPDAGLSPQARAERERAGQAASTQAPTPPPELPQHSPKKHDTATEDNAR from the coding sequence GTGACCACCCCCCGCCCCGCTGCGGTCGTGGTCCTCGCCGCAGGCGAGGGCACCCGGATGAAGTCGTCCACCCCCAAGGTCCTGCACACCCTCGCGGGCCGGAGCATGCTCGGTCATGCGCTGGCCGCCGCGCAGGCGCTGGACCCGTTGCGCACCGCGGTGGTGGTCCGGCACGAGCGTGATCGGGTCGCCGAGCACGCCCGGTCGCTGGACTCCGCCGTCCTGATCGCCGACCAGGACGAGATCCCCGGCACCGGCCGCGCCGTGCAGTGCGCGCTCTCGGTGCTGGACTCCGCCGCCCAGGCCGACGCCGCCTCCCGCGAGGACGGTCCGGGCCAGCCCGGTTCCGCCGCCGGGGTGCTGGTGGAGGGCCCGGTGGTGGTGCTGGCCGGTGACATCCCGCTGCTGGACGGCGAGACGCTGGCCGAGCTCCTGGCGGCGCACGCGGCCGACGGCAACGCCGTCACCGTGCTGACCACCGAGGTGCCGGAGCCGACCGGGTACGGCCGGATCATCCGCGGCGCCGAGGGTGACCTGGAGTCGATCGTCGAGGAGAAGGACGCCACTCCTGAGCAGCGCGCCGTCACCGAGATCAACTCCTCGGTGTACGTCTTCGACGCGGCCGTCCTGCGCGGCGCCTTCGGCCGACTCGGCCGGGACAACGCCCAGGGCGAGGTCTACCTCACCGACGTGATCCAGATCGCCCGCACCGACGGTGGCCGGGTCCGTGCTCTGCGCACCGACGACCCGGTGCTGGTCGAGGGCGTCAACGACCGGGCCCAGCTGGCCGTCCTGCGTGCCGAGCTGAACCGCCGGATCCTGGACGACTGGATGCGCGAGGGCGTGACCATCGTCGACCCGGCCACCACCTGGATCGACGTGGACGTGGACCTGTCCCGCGACGTCACCCTGCTGCCCGGCACCCAGCTGCACGGGGCGACCAGCATCGGTGCGGGCGCGACCATCGGCCCGGACACCACGCTGACCGACGTCGAGGTGCACGACCGCGCCACGATCATCCGCACCCACGGGTCGCTCGCGGTGATCGGCGAGGACGCGCTGGTCGGGCCGTTCGCCTACCTGCGCCCGGGCACCGTGCTCGGCGAGCGGGGCAAGATCGGCACCTTCGTCGAGACCAAGAACGCCGAGATCGGCGCCGGGTCCAAGGTGCCGCACCTGTCCTACGTCGGTGACGCCACGATCGGCGTGGAGACGAACATCGGCGCCGCCAGCGTGTTCGTGAACTACGACGGTGTGCGCAAGCACCGCACCACCATCGGCTCCTACGCCCGCACCGGGTCGGACAACATGTTCGTCGCGCCGGTCACGGTGGGCGACGGTGCCTACACCGGTGCCGGTTCGGTGATCCGGCACGACGTGCCCTCCGGCGCCCTGGCGGTCAGTGCAGGGTCGCAGCGGAACATCGACGGCTGGGTGGTGCGCAACCGCCCCGGCACCCCGGCGGCCGACGCCGCTGCCGCCGCCGTGGACCCGGATGCCGGGCTGTCCCCGCAGGCGCGGGCCGAGCGCGAGCGTGCCGGCCAGGCGGCCAGCACCCAGGCGCCCACCCCGCCGCCGGAACTGCCGCAGCACAGCCCGAAGAAGCACGACACCGCCACGGAGGACAACGCACGATGA
- a CDS encoding ribose-phosphate diphosphokinase, which translates to MTGSIEQTEEKRLVLVSGRAHPELATAVAESLDTELLPTTAYDFANGEIYVRFAESVRGADVFALQSHAASINQWVMEHLLMVDALKRASAKTITVIAPFYGYARQDKKHRGREPISARLMADLFKTAGADRLMSVDLHAAQIQGFFDGPVDHLWAMPILTDYVRSRVDVQNVTVVSPDAGRIRVAELWAQKLGGGPLAFVHKSRDINQPNKTVANRVVGDVEGRTCVLVDDLIDTAGTITGAVRVLLDAGAKDVIVAATHGVLSDPAADRLQQCGAREVIVTDTLPIPEEHRFPKLTVLSIAPLLGRAIREVFDDGSVTSLFDGRA; encoded by the coding sequence ATGACTGGGTCGATCGAGCAGACCGAGGAGAAGCGCCTCGTCCTGGTGTCCGGGCGGGCACACCCCGAGCTGGCCACCGCGGTGGCGGAGAGCCTGGACACCGAGCTCCTGCCCACCACGGCGTACGACTTCGCCAACGGCGAGATCTACGTGCGCTTCGCCGAGTCGGTCCGTGGCGCTGACGTGTTCGCGCTGCAGAGCCACGCGGCGTCGATCAACCAGTGGGTGATGGAACACCTGCTGATGGTGGACGCGCTCAAGCGGGCATCGGCCAAGACCATCACCGTGATCGCCCCGTTCTACGGCTACGCCCGGCAGGACAAGAAGCACCGTGGGCGTGAGCCGATCTCGGCCCGGCTGATGGCCGACCTGTTCAAGACCGCCGGTGCCGACCGGCTGATGAGCGTCGACCTGCACGCCGCGCAGATCCAGGGCTTCTTCGACGGCCCGGTGGACCACCTGTGGGCGATGCCGATCCTGACCGACTACGTGCGCAGCCGGGTCGACGTGCAGAACGTGACCGTGGTGTCCCCGGACGCCGGGCGCATCCGGGTGGCCGAGCTGTGGGCGCAGAAGCTCGGCGGCGGCCCGCTGGCGTTCGTGCACAAGTCGCGCGACATCAACCAGCCGAACAAGACCGTGGCGAACCGGGTGGTCGGCGACGTCGAGGGCCGGACCTGCGTGCTGGTCGACGACCTGATCGACACCGCCGGCACCATCACCGGTGCGGTCCGGGTGCTGCTGGACGCCGGGGCCAAGGACGTGATCGTGGCCGCGACCCACGGCGTGCTCTCCGACCCGGCCGCCGACCGGTTGCAGCAGTGCGGTGCCCGCGAGGTGATCGTGACCGACACCCTGCCGATCCCGGAGGAGCACCGGTTCCCGAAGCTGACGGTGCTGTCCATCGCCCCGCTGCTGGGCCGGGCGATCCGCGAGGTCTTCGACGACGGCTCGGTGACCTCCCTCTTCGACGGCCGCGCCTGA
- a CDS encoding 50S ribosomal protein L25/general stress protein Ctc: MSEVKLVATARSEFGKGAARRLRRANQIPAVLYGHGTDPVHVSLPGHATMMALKQANALFTIELDGTDTLAIAKDVQRDPVRQIIEHVDLLLVRKGEKVEVEVPVTVVGESAPGTIHIVETQNVALEAEATHLPQHVEVNIDGLEAGAQVTAADLTLPQGTSLVTDAEIVMVAIAVPRSEAADDAAEESAEAAAE, translated from the coding sequence ATGTCCGAGGTCAAGCTCGTCGCCACCGCCCGTTCCGAGTTCGGCAAGGGCGCCGCCCGCCGTCTGCGCCGGGCCAACCAGATCCCCGCCGTCCTGTACGGGCACGGCACCGACCCGGTGCACGTCTCGCTGCCGGGCCACGCCACGATGATGGCGCTGAAGCAGGCCAACGCCCTGTTCACCATCGAGCTGGACGGCACCGACACCCTGGCGATCGCCAAGGACGTGCAGCGTGACCCGGTCCGCCAGATCATCGAGCACGTCGACCTGCTGCTGGTCCGCAAGGGCGAGAAGGTCGAGGTCGAGGTCCCGGTGACCGTCGTCGGCGAGTCCGCCCCCGGCACCATCCACATCGTGGAGACCCAGAACGTGGCCCTGGAGGCCGAGGCGACCCACCTGCCGCAGCACGTCGAGGTGAACATCGACGGCCTGGAGGCCGGTGCGCAGGTCACCGCCGCCGACCTGACCCTGCCGCAGGGCACCTCGCTGGTGACCGACGCCGAGATCGTCATGGTCGCGATCGCCGTGCCGCGCTCCGAGGCCGCTGACGACGCCGCCGAGGAGTCCGCCGAGGCCGCCGCGGAGTGA
- the pth gene encoding aminoacyl-tRNA hydrolase, whose product MSEGRWLVVGLGNPGPQYAGNRHNVGQMVLDELARRVSTTFSTKGGGLLSRRPQAATAEVRVGVLPGGAPGPRAVLAKPGTFMNTSGGPVSGLAQYYDIPADRVVMVHDEMDIPFGAVRLKRGGGEGGHNGLRDTSKALGTKDYLRVRVGVGRPPGRQDPADFVLKDFGAAERKELPFLLDDAADAVELLITEGLEKAQLRFHSK is encoded by the coding sequence ATGAGCGAGGGACGCTGGCTGGTGGTCGGCCTGGGCAACCCCGGACCGCAGTACGCCGGGAACCGGCACAACGTCGGGCAGATGGTGCTGGACGAGCTGGCCCGTCGGGTGTCGACCACCTTCTCCACCAAGGGTGGTGGGCTGTTGTCCCGACGACCGCAGGCGGCGACGGCCGAGGTTCGGGTCGGCGTGCTGCCGGGCGGCGCGCCGGGTCCGCGGGCGGTGCTGGCGAAGCCGGGCACGTTCATGAACACCTCGGGTGGTCCGGTCTCCGGGTTGGCGCAGTACTACGACATCCCGGCGGACCGGGTGGTGATGGTCCACGACGAGATGGACATCCCATTCGGCGCCGTGCGGCTCAAGCGCGGTGGTGGCGAGGGCGGCCACAACGGCCTGCGGGACACCAGCAAGGCCCTGGGCACCAAGGACTACCTGCGGGTGCGGGTCGGGGTGGGGCGACCGCCGGGGCGTCAGGACCCGGCCGACTTCGTGTTGAAGGACTTCGGTGCCGCCGAGCGCAAGGAACTGCCGTTCCTGCTGGACGACGCGGCGGACGCGGTGGAGCTGCTGATCACGGAGGGTCTGGAGAAGGCGCAGCTGCGCTTCCACTCCAAGTAA
- a CDS encoding sugar transferase: MSLLDDQDVPRTARAADPTVPATAVETPPSGLPLDPADRRRSSQGPRLSWASDKPFQPPLPGAAPSDWRSQHGSYQVETLSRDLVLATGIPTLLLFLMHGVSLLQLSWGVMIGVLFVAMTAVERGYDRQVIGDGHLEFEAVLRGGVLTAAGLALLAVGADVDVPRTIVFAALPLVVLVLAASRHLARRSLHKRRAAGESMRRTLVVGDAGSITGVVEDLRGLPQHGYQIAGVCVPSFDGPLPGLGVPVLGTVSDVVQVAVDGRFDVVIVTGSELSGQALRRLSWALQRTHTELVVAPGIVEVFGPRVSLEPTAGLSLIHVNAAEARRSRIVAKRVVDTASALGGLLVLAPVLVVIAIAVKVTSPGPVLFRQVRVGKEGREFSMLKFRSMVVDAEKQLAELRDANQADGPLFKLDHDPRITRIGHFLRRHSLDELPQLFNVVRGDMALVGPRPPLPHEVAVYRESVRRRLLVKPGLTGLWQVSGRADLPWEEAVKLDLRYVENWSIAFDLMILWRTLGVVVSGHGGR; the protein is encoded by the coding sequence ATGAGCTTGCTCGACGATCAGGACGTGCCGCGCACCGCGCGCGCCGCCGATCCCACGGTCCCGGCCACCGCCGTCGAGACGCCGCCGAGCGGACTTCCGCTGGATCCGGCCGACCGGCGGCGGAGCAGTCAGGGACCGCGGCTGTCCTGGGCGTCGGACAAGCCCTTCCAGCCGCCGCTGCCCGGCGCCGCGCCCTCGGACTGGCGCAGCCAGCACGGCAGCTACCAGGTCGAGACCCTGTCCCGTGACCTGGTGCTCGCCACCGGTATCCCGACCCTCCTGCTGTTCCTGATGCACGGCGTGAGCCTGTTGCAGCTCAGCTGGGGCGTGATGATCGGGGTGCTGTTCGTCGCGATGACCGCCGTCGAGCGCGGCTACGACCGTCAGGTGATCGGCGACGGGCACCTGGAGTTCGAGGCGGTGCTGCGCGGCGGGGTGCTGACGGCCGCCGGGCTGGCGCTGCTGGCAGTTGGTGCGGACGTCGACGTGCCGCGCACCATCGTCTTCGCCGCGCTGCCCCTGGTCGTGCTGGTGCTGGCCGCCTCCCGGCACCTGGCCCGCCGGTCGCTGCACAAGCGGCGGGCGGCCGGGGAGTCGATGCGCCGCACCCTGGTGGTCGGCGACGCCGGATCGATCACCGGGGTGGTCGAGGACCTGCGCGGGCTGCCGCAGCACGGGTACCAGATCGCCGGTGTGTGCGTGCCTTCCTTCGACGGTCCACTGCCGGGGCTCGGGGTGCCGGTGCTGGGCACGGTCTCCGATGTGGTGCAGGTGGCGGTCGACGGTCGGTTCGACGTGGTGATCGTCACCGGGTCCGAGCTGTCCGGCCAGGCACTGCGCCGACTGTCCTGGGCCTTGCAGCGCACCCACACCGAGCTGGTCGTCGCACCGGGCATCGTGGAGGTGTTCGGGCCGCGGGTCAGCCTGGAACCCACCGCCGGGCTGTCGCTGATCCACGTGAACGCGGCCGAGGCCCGGCGCTCCCGGATCGTGGCCAAGCGGGTGGTGGACACCGCCTCGGCGCTGGGCGGTCTGCTGGTGCTGGCACCGGTGCTGGTGGTGATCGCCATCGCGGTGAAGGTGACCAGCCCGGGCCCGGTGCTGTTCCGCCAGGTGCGGGTCGGCAAGGAGGGCCGCGAGTTCTCGATGCTGAAGTTCCGCAGCATGGTGGTCGACGCGGAGAAGCAGCTCGCCGAGCTCCGGGACGCGAACCAGGCCGACGGTCCGCTGTTCAAGCTGGACCACGACCCCCGGATCACCCGGATCGGCCACTTCCTGCGCCGGCACTCCCTGGACGAACTGCCCCAGCTGTTCAACGTCGTGCGGGGCGACATGGCACTGGTCGGTCCCCGGCCGCCGCTGCCGCACGAGGTGGCGGTGTACCGCGAGTCGGTCCGCCGTCGTCTGCTGGTCAAGCCCGGCCTGACCGGACTGTGGCAGGTCAGCGGCCGCGCCGACCTCCCGTGGGAGGAAGCGGTGAAGCTGGACCTGCGCTACGTGGAGAACTGGTCGATCGCCTTCGACCTGATGATCCTGTGGCGGACGCTCGGTGTGGTGGTGAGCGGACATGGCGGCCGCTGA
- a CDS encoding glycosyltransferase, with the protein MAAAEIALAHDYATQRGGAERVALMLADAFPGAPMYTTLHHPAGTFPEFSDLDLHTSPLDRIGVLRRSHRWALPLLPGAVDRTPIDADLVLASSTGWAHGFPVTGRKVVYCHAPARWLYQAERYLGRDGGLGRWAMGRALGALAPRLRAWDQRAARSADRYLANSTVTARAVRAVYGIEAEVLPPPPAMLPDGPESPMAAVEPGFLLCVARLLPYKNVDVVIEAVRRIPGARLVVVGDGPERSALSARAAGLPGVVLAGRVDDARLRWLYRHCAALVAASYEDYGLSPLEAAAFGRPSVVLHDGGYLDTVRGGETGEFFATPTPEDMAASIDTALTRSWDADLLRTHAESFGLPRFVARLRAVADAELGRLAAPVPTQETR; encoded by the coding sequence ATGGCGGCCGCTGAGATCGCGCTGGCCCACGACTACGCGACCCAGCGCGGCGGCGCCGAACGGGTGGCGTTGATGCTGGCGGACGCGTTCCCGGGCGCACCGATGTACACCACGCTGCACCACCCGGCCGGCACATTCCCCGAGTTCAGCGACCTGGATCTGCACACCTCTCCGCTGGACCGGATCGGGGTGCTGCGCCGCTCGCACCGCTGGGCGCTGCCGCTGCTGCCCGGCGCGGTGGACCGGACCCCGATCGACGCGGACCTGGTGCTGGCGTCGTCGACCGGCTGGGCGCACGGCTTCCCGGTGACCGGCCGCAAGGTGGTCTACTGCCACGCCCCGGCGCGCTGGCTCTACCAGGCCGAGCGGTATCTGGGCCGCGATGGTGGTCTCGGGCGCTGGGCGATGGGTCGGGCGTTGGGCGCTCTCGCCCCTCGGTTGCGGGCCTGGGACCAGCGGGCGGCGCGATCCGCCGACCGCTACCTGGCCAACTCCACGGTCACCGCACGGGCGGTCCGGGCGGTGTACGGGATCGAGGCCGAGGTGCTGCCGCCGCCGCCCGCGATGCTGCCGGACGGACCGGAGTCGCCGATGGCTGCGGTCGAGCCCGGCTTCCTGCTGTGCGTGGCGCGGCTGCTGCCGTACAAGAACGTGGACGTGGTGATCGAGGCGGTCCGGCGGATCCCCGGCGCACGGCTGGTGGTGGTCGGTGACGGTCCCGAGCGGTCGGCGCTGAGCGCCCGGGCAGCCGGTCTGCCCGGGGTGGTGCTGGCCGGCCGGGTGGACGACGCCCGGCTGCGCTGGCTGTACCGGCACTGCGCCGCCCTGGTCGCTGCCTCCTACGAGGACTACGGCCTGTCGCCGCTGGAGGCGGCCGCCTTCGGCCGTCCGTCGGTGGTCCTGCACGACGGCGGCTACCTGGACACGGTGCGCGGCGGGGAGACCGGCGAGTTCTTCGCGACGCCGACCCCCGAAGACATGGCCGCGTCCATCGACACCGCCCTCACCCGGAGCTGGGACGCCGATCTGCTCCGCACCCATGCCGAGTCCTTCGGCCTGCCCCGATTCGTCGCTCGGCTGCGTGCCGTCGCGGATGCCGAACTGGGCCGCCTCGCCGCCCCCGTTCCCACCCAGGAGACCCGATGA
- a CDS encoding Wzz/FepE/Etk N-terminal domain-containing protein, which yields MTLQEMLRTIWFGKWLVLVALVAAGVGAWLYVSDSEPQYAAEATVQIVDAETLAAAGIRIEADPSLVTSDDVAAAAAKELGGGVRGRDLAASTSAEYQVDNPNTVVVDTTGTDPKATTAAANAMATAYVAALQAQFDEDLTGIQQRLDALAKTIDGQQKAITNARAASAAVAGAASTDPVDGLLEAQYGASMDQYQTLAAQQAQATVLANPARVLQNAVGAQLVSIPSSLVYAIAALAGLLVGIALAVLRRGLDTRVRTAGAARRAASAPVLARLSGTGAALKTWESEAVLPVATREATAYTRSVRELRTALQAAVENESGSAVIVVTSADLETPRSFVAANLAASWALSGRSVVVLSGDLRQPRLNALLPVVEDGTLSEPVAAAGAQPTGTPHLAVHPALRTELDPADFLASDRVRELIATLRAAADVVIIDAPPMLVAADATILGGHADGVLLAATVGHTRIGSVEESADRLRAANARLLGLSLDGAAGREVGYEASYAFAGAAAEPENAEPPTQPEDIGTGRDDGRADPERDAEPGLDAEPGLDADPEESGTEARVPATSGRGGGRGRPAMFFTHRP from the coding sequence ATGACCCTGCAGGAGATGCTCCGGACGATCTGGTTCGGCAAATGGTTGGTGCTGGTGGCGCTGGTCGCGGCCGGGGTCGGGGCGTGGCTCTACGTCTCCGACTCCGAACCGCAGTACGCGGCCGAGGCCACCGTGCAGATCGTCGATGCCGAGACGCTCGCCGCAGCCGGGATCCGGATCGAGGCGGACCCCAGCCTGGTCACCTCGGACGATGTGGCGGCGGCGGCCGCGAAGGAACTCGGCGGTGGGGTGCGGGGGCGCGATCTGGCGGCCAGCACCAGCGCCGAGTACCAGGTCGACAACCCGAACACCGTGGTGGTGGACACCACCGGCACCGACCCGAAGGCGACCACCGCGGCGGCCAACGCGATGGCCACCGCCTACGTGGCCGCGTTGCAGGCCCAGTTCGACGAGGACCTGACCGGCATCCAGCAGCGCCTGGACGCCCTGGCCAAGACCATCGACGGCCAGCAGAAGGCGATCACCAACGCCCGTGCGGCCAGCGCGGCGGTCGCCGGAGCCGCGAGCACCGACCCGGTGGACGGCCTGCTGGAGGCGCAGTACGGCGCGAGCATGGACCAGTACCAGACCCTGGCCGCCCAGCAGGCGCAGGCGACGGTGCTCGCCAACCCGGCGCGAGTGCTGCAGAACGCGGTCGGCGCACAGCTGGTGAGCATCCCGTCGTCGCTGGTCTACGCGATCGCCGCGCTGGCCGGTCTGCTGGTCGGGATCGCCCTGGCGGTGCTGCGGCGAGGGCTGGACACCCGGGTGCGGACCGCGGGTGCTGCGCGCCGGGCCGCCTCGGCGCCGGTGCTGGCCCGGTTGTCCGGCACCGGCGCGGCGCTGAAGACCTGGGAGTCCGAGGCGGTGCTGCCGGTCGCCACCCGGGAGGCCACCGCCTACACCCGGTCGGTCCGCGAGCTGCGCACCGCGTTGCAGGCGGCGGTGGAGAATGAGTCCGGCAGTGCGGTGATCGTGGTGACCTCGGCCGACCTGGAGACACCACGCTCCTTCGTGGCGGCGAACCTGGCAGCGTCCTGGGCGCTGTCCGGGCGCAGCGTGGTGGTGCTCTCCGGCGACCTGCGTCAGCCCCGGTTGAACGCGCTGCTGCCGGTGGTCGAGGACGGCACGCTCTCCGAGCCGGTGGCCGCGGCCGGAGCCCAGCCGACCGGCACCCCGCACCTGGCGGTGCACCCGGCCCTGCGCACCGAGCTCGACCCCGCGGACTTCCTGGCCAGCGACCGGGTGCGCGAGCTGATCGCCACCCTGCGAGCGGCGGCGGATGTGGTGATCATCGACGCACCGCCGATGCTGGTCGCCGCCGACGCCACGATCCTGGGCGGGCACGCCGACGGGGTGCTGCTGGCGGCCACCGTCGGACACACCCGGATCGGGTCGGTGGAGGAGTCCGCCGACCGGCTGCGAGCCGCCAACGCCCGGCTGCTCGGGCTGAGCCTGGACGGGGCTGCCGGACGCGAGGTCGGGTACGAGGCGAGCTATGCCTTCGCCGGGGCGGCGGCCGAGCCGGAGAACGCGGAACCGCCGACGCAGCCCGAGGACATCGGCACGGGCCGGGACGACGGCCGCGCCGATCCGGAGCGGGACGCCGAGCCTGGGCTGGATGCCGAGCCGGGGCTGGATGCCGACCCCGAGGAGTCCGGCACCGAGGCCCGGGTGCCCGCCACCTCCGGCCGTGGGGGCGGCCGCGGTCGCCCGGCGATGTTCTTCACCCACCGGCCATGA
- a CDS encoding glycosyltransferase family 4 protein, with protein sequence MTPVRVVVLDHTAQTGGAELALLRTVAALDPSRVDLTVLLFAEGPLVGRLRAVGARVEVLALDPRVAATGRHAVGRLGSLRAAPFVFRLARALRRLRPDVVHCTSLKADLIGLVAARLVRRRVVWHLHDRIAADYLPRPVVALVRWLARHAVTEVVVNSRATASTVLPLPRWTLAYPGLAPEQVGPDPIHRPTPTPPVVGIVGRISPTKGQREFLAAAALLADRFPDLRFRVIGDALFAEADYAEQVRAQAAGLADRVEFTGWVADPVAELDRLTVMVHASPTPEPFGQVVVEAMARGVPVVATAGGGVDEIVLPRDAEPRGALVRPGDVAGLAAAVEALLRDPETTAARARQAWFGVRRDYPITATAEALTAVWCRLAPGPGRPASAAPGRPSSGPRPVTRVSAAR encoded by the coding sequence ATGACCCCGGTCCGGGTGGTGGTGCTGGACCACACCGCCCAGACCGGCGGCGCCGAGCTGGCGCTGCTGCGGACAGTCGCGGCGCTGGATCCGAGCCGGGTGGACCTGACGGTGCTGCTGTTCGCCGAGGGGCCGCTGGTCGGGCGGTTGCGGGCGGTCGGCGCACGGGTCGAGGTGCTGGCGCTGGATCCCCGGGTGGCGGCGACCGGGCGGCACGCGGTGGGACGGCTCGGATCGCTGCGGGCGGCGCCCTTCGTGTTCCGACTGGCCCGGGCGCTGCGTCGGCTGCGGCCCGACGTGGTGCACTGCACCTCGCTGAAGGCCGACCTGATCGGGCTGGTCGCCGCCCGGCTGGTGCGTCGCCGGGTGGTGTGGCACCTGCACGACCGGATCGCCGCCGACTACCTGCCCCGCCCCGTGGTGGCGCTGGTGCGGTGGCTGGCGCGGCATGCGGTGACCGAGGTGGTGGTCAACTCCCGGGCGACCGCGTCGACGGTGCTGCCGCTGCCCCGGTGGACGCTCGCGTATCCAGGACTGGCGCCGGAGCAGGTGGGGCCCGATCCGATCCACCGGCCGACCCCGACGCCACCGGTGGTGGGGATCGTGGGCAGGATCAGCCCGACCAAGGGGCAACGGGAGTTCCTGGCGGCCGCCGCCCTGCTGGCCGACCGGTTCCCCGACCTGCGGTTCCGGGTGATCGGGGACGCGCTGTTCGCGGAGGCCGACTACGCGGAGCAGGTGCGGGCCCAGGCAGCCGGGCTGGCCGACCGGGTGGAGTTCACCGGGTGGGTGGCCGATCCGGTGGCCGAGCTGGACCGGCTCACCGTGATGGTGCACGCCTCCCCGACCCCGGAGCCCTTCGGCCAGGTGGTGGTCGAGGCGATGGCCCGCGGCGTGCCGGTGGTCGCCACCGCCGGAGGTGGGGTGGACGAGATCGTGCTGCCCCGGGACGCGGAGCCGCGCGGTGCCCTGGTCCGACCGGGGGACGTGGCCGGACTCGCGGCGGCGGTCGAGGCGCTGCTGCGGGACCCGGAGACGACAGCCGCCCGCGCGCGACAGGCGTGGTTCGGGGTGCGGCGCGACTACCCGATCACGGCGACGGCCGAGGCGCTCACCGCGGTGTGGTGCCGGCTCGCACCCGGTCCAGGACGTCCCGCATCTGCCGCACCCGGTCGCCCCAGCTCGGGACCTCGGCCGGTGACCCGGGTGTCGGCGGCGCGCTGA